One segment of Drosophila mauritiana strain mau12 chromosome 3R, ASM438214v1, whole genome shotgun sequence DNA contains the following:
- the LOC117143203 gene encoding transmembrane emp24 domain-containing protein bai → MARAAFIVCLLMACAWSSHAVMFKLSPNTQKCLKEDIQANQLVMGEYEVSDVPGQIIDYIARDTKGHILSQKEHITKGKFSFMSEVYETYEICFISKVPAHQRGVVQEVSLLTKKGVETKSYEGIGEASKLKPLEVDLKRLEDLSDSIVRDFVLMRKREEEMRDTNEKTNSRVLFFSIFSMCCLLGLATWQVLYLRRYFKAKKLIE, encoded by the exons ATGGCGAGGGCGGCTTTTATTGTGTGCCTACTGATGGCCTGTGCCTGGAGCAGCCATGCGGTGATGTTCAAGCTGTCGCCGAACACCCAGAAGTGCCTCAAGGAAGACATCCAGGCGAACCAACTGGTTATGGGCGAGTACGAAGTTTCCGACGTACCCGGCCAGATCATCGACTACATT GCACGCGACACCAAGGGACACATCCTGTCGCAGAAGGAGCACATCACCAAGGGCAAGTTCAGCTTCATGTCCGAGGTGTACGAGACGTACGAAATCTGCTTCATATCCAAAGTTCCTGCAC ATCAACGCGGCGTTGTACAGGAAGTATCGCTCTTGACCAAAAAGGGAGTGGAGACCAAGAGCTACGAAGGC ATTGGCGAAGCATCCAAACTGAAGCCCCTTGAAGTTGATCTTAAGCGTTTGGAGGATCTCTCCGACTCCATTGTGCGTGATTTCGTTCTCATGCGCAAGCGGGAGGAGGAAATGCGCGATACCAATG AGAAGACCAACAGCCGCGTGCTGTTCTTCAGCATCTTCAGCATGTGCTGCCTGCTCGGCTTGGCGACGTGGCAAGTTCTGTACCTCCGCAGGTACTTCAAAGCCAAAAAACTCATCGAATAG
- the LOC117143195 gene encoding telomerase-binding protein EST1A, whose product MSRKGTREQNDISLIIGTLPKRLQNKIAASCSHASAAATTTKALETENAENAEPVATTANASRPVEILSNASTGGGKPDVQAKQPVLDTSGKMPREGGIPGILRVSTSVTCEGNRNGQGQGKNNSGNSARRRGRKDKEHATQSPVTRTRLTTEHPDWFEPLLGLPHAKNIVHLYDQLMVLNQRNLILINWKNFCYIHDQLQDAFKQLLLEQLKFVCEHKVDVFFWKLLFYNVRYYLKSQQTDQAHTHTLLLIEQATKFYRMLYDKLMAKCVESSRRDSALKVVAQRLLICLGDLSRYRVNHVKATDYMEAGRYYQRAQELVPGNGAPFNQLAVISIYHHKRFDAVYYYVRSLLTSNSIQSAKESLLDLFDEIRRKYEETEMKQSPMHYAAGSKNQKSKQMRKEVWIYPDGIRRLHRTDDKGNKTKGNKATIAEVNRYEEMPPEEILPRIVSLYLYLLGKLYTGTDVDSLYPLLRKLQIQIGVALRHKNLLSRSKLLKIVALNLFVVEHNKRKTSRREMRYHSFNFANSFFGLMMKKTNQLLAGFVEDSTNVQCLPEEDFTTVNTYLQFVNVYVHWLSISLDVWEPVRSEEHSFIDCWAELTILFDYIECLMGKHKIEKNEILLDEDVALSGFTPLGRETLSTDYLKRGSERLQFFERIRRIGQFQEYYVQHQEALQQPLESSFTVEHLNAAMKNALESFDAESCGLAANVSKIQCKAVEELLCRATDSDVSELCKLKKELEAKARVKQICTSKLEDILKFVDTKIYIEVRPRYLLPDTNCFIDCLEDFEKLSTEFKRYTLIIPLTVVKELDGLSKGVKLDSYRSSKQTQRIHHFDEVSSRAKKSLEFIKSAKGNVKCATTKGSFVNASVFALVEEEYLSNDDKILATAMAVSKTAKSEQCTDGKCFIQTELVLITTDRNLRVKALSRNLAVSALDEFLQWAKDCREST is encoded by the exons ATGAGTCGAAAGGGAACGCGAGAACAAAATGATATATCGCTGATAATTGGGACGCTGCCGAAACGCCTGCAGAACAAAATCGCGGCCAGCTGCAGCCACGCatcagcagcggcaacaacaacaaaggcgTTGGAGACGGAAAACGCTGAGAATGCGGAGCCCGTGGCTACGACAGCGAATGCTTCAAGGCCAG TCGAAATCCTGAGCAATGCGAGCACAGGAGGAGGCAAACCCGATGTCCAGGCAAAGCAACCCGTTTTGGATACCAGCGGGAAAATGCCGCGGGAGGGCGGGATTCCAGGCATCCTGCGCGTGTCCACCTCGGTGACGTGCGAGGGTAACAGGAACGGACAGGGTCAGGGCAAGAACAATAGCGGAAACAGTGCTCGGCGCAGGGGTCGCAAGGACAAGGAGCACGCTACGCAGTCGCCAGTGACGCGCACGCGCTTGACCACCGAGCATCCGGATTGGTTTGAGCCACTGTTGGGTCTGCCCCATGCCAAGAATATAGTCCATTTGTACGATCAGCTCATGGTCCTCAATCAGAGGAATCTCATACTGATA AACTGGAAGAACTTCTGCTACATTCACGACCAGCTGCAGGACGCGTTCAAGCAACTTCTTCTGGAGCAACTTAAATTCGTTTGCGAGCACAAGGTTGATGTCTTCTTTTGGAAACTTCTCTTCTACAATGTGCGGTATTACCTGAAGAGCCAGCAAACGGACCAGGCGCACACACATACGCTCCTTTTGATCGAACAGGCCACCAAGTTTTACCGCATGCTCTACGATAAGCTGATGGCCAAGTGCGTGGAATCGTCGCGTCGCGACAGCGCACTTAAGGTGGTTGCCCAGAGGCTGCTCATCTGTCTGGGCGATCTGTCGCGCTACCGGGTCAACCATGTCAAGGCCACAGATTACATGGAGGCGGGCAGGTACTATCAGCGGGCGCAGGAGCTGGTACCTGGCAACGGGGCACCTTTCAACCAGCTGGCGGTCATATCCATTTATCAC CACAAGCGCTTCGATGCAGTTTATTACTATGTCCGTAGCTTGTTGACTTCGAACTCCATCCAATCTGCCAAGGAAAGCCTGTTGGATTTATTCGATGAGATTCGGCGGAAGTACGAGGAGACCGAGATGAAGCAATCTCCCATGCACTATGCAGCTGGATCGAAGAATCAAAAGTCGAAGCAGATGCGCAAGGAGGTATGGATCTATCCGGATGGGATCAGACGCCTACATCGCACCGATGACAAGGGCAACAAGACGaagggcaacaaggccactaTTGCAGAGGTCAATCGTTACGAGGAGATGCCGCCGGAGGAGATTCTGCCTCGTATTGTGTCCCTCTATCTGTACTTATTAGGCAAACTCTACACCGGCACAGA TGTGGACTCGTTGTACCCGCTGCTAAGGAAACTGCAAATCCAAATAGGCGTCGCTCTTAGGCACAAAAACCTGTTGTCACGCTCCAAACTGCTGAAAATAGTGGCACTCAACTTGTTCGTCGTCGAGCACAACAAACGCAAAA CGTCACGCCGCGAGATGCGTTATCACAGCTTCAATTTTGCCAACTCATTCTTTGGACTCATGATGAAGAAAACGAACCAGCTGCTGGCTGGTTTTGTAGAGGATTCCACAAATGTCCAGTGTCTTCCAGAAGAAGA CTTTACGACTGTGAACACATACCTTCAGTTCGTAAATGTTTATGTACATTGGTTGAGCATCAGTTTGGACGTGTGGGAACCCGTCAGATCGGAAGA ACATTCTTTCATCGATTGCTGGGCTGAGCTAACTATCCTTTTTGACTACATTGAATGCTTGATGGGAAAGCACAAAATTGAGAAAAACGAAATACTGTTGGATGAGGATGTGGCTCTTAGCGGTTTCACTCCGTTGGGTCGTGAAACGCTGAGCACGGACTATCTCAAACGAGGATCCGAACGTCTTCAGTTTTTCGAACGTATTCGTAGGATTGGCCAGTTTCAGGAATACTACGTCCAGCACCAAGAGGCTCTACAGCAGCCGTTGGAATCGAGCTTCACTGTCGAGCACTTAAACGCGGCGATGAAGAACGCATTGGAAAGCTTTGATGCTGAAAGTTGTGGTCTTGCGGCGAACGTTTCAAAGATTCAGTGTAAAGCCGTTGAGGAATTGTTGTGTCGTGCAACTGATTCCGATGTTTCCGAGCTGTGCAAGCTGAAGAAAGAGCTTGAGGCCAAGGCCAGGGTTAAGCAGATATGCACCAGCAAGCTTGAGGACATTCTCAAGTTCGTGGACACGAAAATATACATCGAGGTGCGACCGCGCTATCTTCTGCCGGATACCAACTGCTTCATCGACTGCCTTGAAGACTTTGAAAAACTGTCCACGGAGTTTAAACGCTACACACTTATTATACCACTGACAGTGGTTAAGGAACTGGATGGCCTATCCAAGGGCGTTAAGTTGGACTCGTACCGCAGTTCGAAGCAGACGCAGCGCATCCACCATTTTGACGAGGTGTCATCGCGGGCCAAAAAGTCGCTAGAGTTCATCAAGTCGGCCAAAGGCAATGTGAA ATGTGCTACCACAAAGGGCTCGTTTGTCAATGCTTCGGTGTTTGCCCTAGTTGAGGAGGAGTATCTGTCCAATGACGACAAGATTCTGGCAACGGCAATGGCTGTCTCGAAAACGGCAAAATCCGAACAATGCACAG ATGGCAAGTGTTTCATTCAAACGGAATTGGTGCTCATTACCACCGATCGTAATCTGCGCGTGAAGGCTCTTTCTCGCAACTTGGCCGTCAGCGCGTTGGATGAGTTCCTGCAATGGGCCAAGGATTGCCGCGAATCAACCTGA
- the LOC117143197 gene encoding YTH domain-containing family protein produces the protein MSGVDQMKIPGNTAKSVEERNIPWSQQVDEASYENLSSPTHDEVSGNDNSMQFQYPPFNFKENCNTPWNNMNKGRKANANHDSYKRHGHSIPNNTRRDEHQVNPWNSRKPAAQSFRNENDQPSTKVDNRTSDEAQNQEVVAAPKKTTWASIASQPAKLTSRAASTTSNSKKKGPGMPPPPMVPGKHNLDVNVWDLPNNKPPPVPSPPSPIDLGYSDLSSDFSISSNTAPPLGARAEKVHKDTENFLKYEHKGLGNNNNFSRAKVSPTGPVRRNLGPQQPVHHAAPRPATNSGPFGPPNARRHDGGPHPSRNSERSGNYSSFRGSEFESASKFEYRDENQSRPVEATSATEEVPVDSQLVLDELKDKNNYNPKALDLKKAGSARFFVIKSYSEDDIHRSIKYEIWCSTDHGNKRLDDAFKERHEEGGNIMLFFSVNGSGHFCGMAQMMTPVDYNSTSSVWSQDKWRGKFKVKWIYVKDVPNGMLRHIRLENNENKSVTYSRDTQEVPNDKGIEVLQILHSYNHSTSIFDDFFHYEKKQEEEVSSKRPPMHGPDGNNHAPAPLARSFNRQADDKDRDRDGRGGMSQKHFNSGGGAGFRNPGHRGGAGSGGSHNNYSEYRRGFDIHKSSSDYQFKDRDGQDFDRENDFGSHYGSNNRKNEYQHNNTNKARLKTRDRDFSTEQIKIGVRFKDTDKDKMRSNEYS, from the exons ATGTCAGGCGTGGATCAG ATGAAAATACCAGGAAACACAG CTAAATCGGTCGAGGAGCGCAACATACCATGGAGTCAGCAAGTCGATGAGGCCTCGTACGAAAATCTATCCTCTCCCACTCACGATGAAGTCTCTG GCAACGACAACTCCATGCAATTCCAATATCCGCCGTTCAACTTCAAGGAGAATTGCAACACTCCATGGAATAATATGAACAAGGGCCGAAAGGCGAACGCCAACCATG ATTCATATAAAAGACATGGACATAGTATTCCCAATAACACACGACGCGACGAGCATCAAGTAAATCCTTGGAATTCCAGGAAGCCAGCAGCACAG TCGTTTCGAAATGAAAACGATCAGCCGTCTACAAAAGTGGACAACAGAACAAGCGATGAAGCACAAAATCAAGAAGTGGTCGCCGCTCCCAAGAAGACAACCTGGGCCTCGATTGCCTCCCAGCCAGCCAAACTAACATCCAGA GCAGCGTCCACCACTTCCAACAGCAAGAAGAAGGGACCTGGcatgccaccaccacccatgGTTCCGGGAAAGCACAATTTAGATGTTAACGTATGGGATTTGCCGAACAACAAACCACCTCCTGTACCATCTCCACCCTCGCCGATCGACTTGGGCTATTCCGATTTGAGTTCTGACTTCTCCATATCGAGCAACACGGCACCGCCGTTGGGCGCACGAGCCGAGAAAGTGCACAAGGACACGGAGAACTTCCTGAAATACGAGCACAAGGGCTTGGGAAATAACAATAACTTCAGCAGAGCCAAGGTTTCGCCCACGGGACCAGTTCGCAGGAATCTGGGACCCCAGCAGCCTGTCCACCATGCCGCCCCGCGTCCTGCGACCAATTCCGGTCCATTTGGCCCACCGAACGCCAGACGACACGACGGCGGGCCGCATCCAAGCCGGAACTCGGAGCGCTCGGGCAACTATTCCAGTTTCCGCGGCAGCGAGTTTGAGAGTGCTTCTAAGTTCGAATACCGCGACGAGAACCAATCACGACCGGTGGAAGCCACATCTGCAACCGAAGAGGTGCCTGTCGATTCCCAACTCGTGTTGGACGAATTAAAAGACAAAAACAATTACAACCCAAAAGCGTTGGACTTGAAAAAAGCCGGATCAGCCAG ATTCTTTGTCATCAAATCGTATTCCGAAGATGACATCCACCGCAGTATAAAGTATGAGATCTGGTGCTCAACCGATCACGGCAATAAGAGATTGGACGATGCCTTCAAGGAGCGACACGAAGAGGGCGGCAACATCATGCTGTTCTTCTCTGTGAATGGATCTGGCCATTTCTGCGGCATGGCGCAAATGATGACGCCGGTCGACTACAACTCAACGTCGAGCGTCTGGTCGCAGGACAAGTGGAGGGGCAAGTTCAAAGTGAAATGGATATATGTCAAAGATGTGCCTAACGGAATGCTGCGTCACATTCGACTGGAGAACAATGAGAATAAGTCGGTGACGTACTCGAGGGACACCCAGGAAGTGCCCAACGACAAAGGCATCGAGGTGCTGCAGATTTTGCACTCGTACAACCATTCAACGTCCATATTCGATGACTTCTTCCACTACGAAAAGAAGCAGGAGGAAGAGGTCTCCTCGAAGCGTCCGCCAATGCATGGGCCCGATGGCAACAACCACGCGCCGGCCCCACTCGCCCGCAGCTTCAATCGCCAGGCGGACGACAAGGACAGGGATCGCGACGGACGCGGCGGCATGTCACAAAAGCACTTCAATtctggaggaggagctggtTTCCGTAATCCAGGCCATAGGGGCGGTGCCGGCAGTGGCGGATCACACAACAATTACAGCGAGTATCGTCGAGGCTTCGACATCCATAAATCAAGCAGCGACTATCAGTTCAAGGACCGCGATGGGCAGGACTTTGACAGAGAAAATGACTTTGGATCCCACTACGGGTCCAATAACCGAAAAAATGAATATCAACACAATAATACGAACAAGGCCAGGTTAAAAACCCGAGATCGTGATTTTAGTACTGAACAAATTAAAATCGGCGTGCGCTTTAAG GACACGGACAAGGATAAAATGCGAAGCAATGAATATTCATAA
- the LOC117143210 gene encoding purine nucleoside phosphorylase, protein MEADFEVQSELEKDTIPIKIGIIGEANLDKPIYLAERMEYAVCTPFGKPSDVIIDGRIEGVNVCLLSRNGRNHDIMPSNINYRANVWAMRKMGCTHILVTNTFSSLRDTFQPGHLVVPNDVIDYTSRRAQTFYDGAVGSPLGVCHVPMNPTFCERTRQHLLSAAEELGFPTGSSGTVLTLEGPRYSTVAENNMFRKWGADLLSMTLCPEAILAKEAGIPYASLGLVTNMECWCAKQPNATTHEIIYIFKKQSENLQKVLTTAIRNMAAEDWAEDILKAKILVCSNFANSK, encoded by the exons ATGGAGGCGGATTTCGAAGTGCAGAGCGAACTTGAGAAGGACACCATCCCCATCAAAATTGGCATAATTGGAGAGGCCAATCTGGACAAGCCCATCTACTTGGCGGAGCGCATGGAGTATGCAGTATGCACGCCGTTTGGAAAGCCATCCGATGTGATCATCGATGGCCGGATAGAAGGCGTCAATGTGTGCCTGCTATCGCGCAATGGCCGCAACCACGACATCATGCCCAGCAACATTAACTACAGGGCGAATGTGTGGGCCATGCGCAAGATGGGCTGCACCCACATCCTGGTGACCAATACGTTCAGTTCGCTGAGGGACACCTTCCAGCCGGGTCACTTGGTGGTGCCCAACGATGTGATAGATTATACATCCAGGCGTGCTCAGACCTTCTACGACGGCGCCGTGGGTAGTCCATTGGGCGTCTGTCACGTGCCCATGAATCCCACCTTTTGCGAACGCACCAGGCAGCACCTTCTGAGTGCCGCCGAAGAGCTGGGATTCCCGACGGGATCCAGCGGCACGGTGCTCACACTCGAAGGACCGCGTTACTCCACCGTGGCCGAAAACAATATGTTCCGCAAGTGGGGCGCCGATCTGCTGAGCATGACGCTGTGTCCCGAGGCCATTTTGGCCAAGGAGGCGGGCATTCCGTACGCCTCGCTGGGTCTGGTCACCAACATGGAGTGCTGGTGCGCCAAGCAGCCGAACGCAACCACCCACGAAATCATCTACATCTTCAAGAAGCAATCCGAAAACCTCCAGAAGGTCCTGACCACGGCTATTCGGAATATGGCTGCCGAGGATTGGGCCGAGGATATTCTAAAGGCAAAG ATTCTGGTGTGCAGCAACTTTGCTAATAGTAAATGA